Proteins encoded together in one Carya illinoinensis cultivar Pawnee chromosome 3, C.illinoinensisPawnee_v1, whole genome shotgun sequence window:
- the LOC122305488 gene encoding transcriptional regulator STERILE APETALA: MSSSSSPSSSSEDENGNGNGGGSPSERRAGDFEGPSSSRRRAVNEALPEHFVEAVAAQVAIDASHTFGRLAAAQALANVFQVCSTWRAVSRSDLLWQRLTELIWGRTQLLRDTWHNEFVYWHRTAQNFRTRRSAHATLDFFDQIEVDDPDVNSCRCLTLSDRHIACGFADGAVRLFDLDTLAHARTFIPQPGNILGPFSRAVSGIVIVDGDTRLIFATMDGNIHVAIIGSPGPAAILVCAGDMMNDGVLVDFTGCDRWWVGLYAGAPGRAFHIWDAINKELVFVGGALTDPDAVRGWRMLTDVREFVGRVRVTSLESAVACTRSRAIVFDLRNQGMVLRDEEYRRDLVVTSMDVSEEAFVSADIRGVGRVRRVGTMEEVCRFNVRGRGGVVGCMNRGYALMCSGGVIRVWEAVNGDFRYNFRERIGEVNAMVANERHVAASTRDSTIHIWDFGAH; encoded by the exons aTGTCGTCTTCGTCGtcgccttcttcttcttccgaaGACGAGAATGGCAATGGTAATGGTGGTGGCAGCCCCAGCGAAAGAAGAGCGGGAGATTTTGAAGGGCCATCTTCGTCTCGGCGACGTGCAGTTAACGAGGCCTTGCCGGAGCATTTTGTCGAAGCTGTAGCTGCCCAAGTTGCCATTGACGCTTCTCACACTTTCGGCCGCCTTGCTGCGGCTCAAGCCCTCGCCAATGTGTTTCAG GTTTGTTCTACGTGGCGTGCCGTCTCTCGGTCTGATCTTTTATGGCAGCGCCTCACTGAACTTATTTGGGGCCGGACTCAATTACTTCGTGACACATGGCACAACGAGTTCGTTTACTGGCATCGGACTGCCCAGAACTTCAGGACGCGCAGGTCAGCGCACGCCACGCTCGACTTCTTCGACCAGATCGAAGTGGATGACCCTGATGTCAACTCCTGCCGTTGCCTCACTCTCTCCGATCGCCACATCGCCTGTGGATTCGCCGATGGTGCGGTCCGCCTCTTCGACCTTGATACCCTGGCCCACGCTCGCACTTTCATTCCCCAACCCGGGAATATTTTGGGTCCATTTTCACGGGCCGTGTCCGGTATTGTTATAGTCGACGGAGATACGAGGCTCATCTTCGCCACGATGGATGGGAATATCCACGTGGCGATCATTGGTAGTCCAGGTCCGGCGGCAATTCTGGTCTGTGCGGGTGATATGATGAACGACGGGGTGCTGGTGGACTTCACCGGCTGCGACCGATGGTGGGTAGGGCTCTACGCTGGCGCGCCGGGCCGGGCATTCCACATATGGGACGCTATAAACAAGGAGCTAGTTTTCGTGGGAGGGGCGTTGACCGACCCGGACGCGGTGAGGGGTTGGCGCATGTTGACGGATGTGAGGGAGTTCGTGGGCCGGGTCCGAGTTACGAGTCTGGAATCGGCTGTGGCGTGCACAAGATCTAGGGCGATTGTTTTCGATCTGAGGAACCAAGGAATGGTGTTGCGGGATGAAGAGTACAGAAGAGATCTGGTGGTGACATCGATGGATGTAAGCGAGGAGGCATTCGTAAGCGCGGACATACGTGGGGTGGGTAGAGTACGGAGAGTGGGAACGATGGAGGAGGTGTGTAGGTTTAACGTGAGGGGGCGTGGGGGCGTGGTGGGGTGCATGAACAGAGGGTACGCGCTAATGTGCTCGGGAGGTGTGATAAGAGTGTGGGAGGCAGTGAACGGTGACTTCCGGTacaattttagagagagaataGGAGAGGTGAATGCTATGGTGGCAAACGAGAGGCACGTGGCGGCATCAACAAGGGACTCGACGATACACATATGGGATTTTGGTGCACACTAG